The region AATTTTTTCCTAACCTGCGACGCTACCTCGTTTTTTTCAATTTGAAAAATCACTTTTGACATTCCCTCATTTACATTTCTATCAAAAGTTGCTTCACTTGCTAAAACCGCTGTGCGAATATAGTAATACTGTATAGCTGCTATCCCCAATAGTGCAACAGACGATACAATTATTATAAATGTTTTAAGTTTATTCTCTTTACTTGCCGTTTTTAACATTTTTTAACATTATTTAACATTATTTAACAAAAAAACAGTTTTTCTCATATTATCTTTGTAGTATTAAAAATAAGATTTGTCGTATAGATAAAACATATTTTCAAGTTTTTTGGTTTTTTTGGTTTATCATAAATGCAGGATTACAATCCTGCATTTTTTTTAATAAGTTTGTATCTTTGACATTTCTAAATACAAATTTATGAAAACAAAAATAGATTTTACACTAATTGAAAATTTTATTTCTGAAAAAGATTTCAATAATATTGAACCAGAAATAAAAAAATCATGGGAATTATTAACAACCAAAACAGGTGCAGGCTCTGATTTTACAGGTTGGATTGATTTTCCTTCAAAAGAAAAAAACAGCGAATTATTATTGAAAAAAATTGAAGCAACTTGCGAAAAAGTTAAAAATTTTAATCCCGACACTATTTTGGTTATAGGAATAGGTGGTTCATATTTAGGTACACGAGCTATATATGATGCTCTCACGCCTGCTTTTTGCACCAGAACTCCTGAAATAATTTTTGCAGGACATCAAATTGACGGGCATTACCACGCTAATTTGCTTAATTATTTAGAAAAAAGAAATACTGTTGTAGTGGTTATTTCAAAATCGGGCACAACAACAGAACCAGCCATTGCTTTTCGACTAATTAGAACTTTCATGGAGAAAAAATATGGCAACGAATCTTCGCAGAGAATCATTGTTGTAACCGACAAAAACAAAGGTGCTTTAAAATCTTTAGCAAACACAAAAGGTTACGAAACATTCGAAATTCCTAGCGATATTGGCGGACGCTTTTCTGTTTTAACAGCCGTTGGACTTCTCCCGCTGGGTTTATGCGGCTTTTCAATAAGAGAAATTATAAACGGAGCTGCAGAATGTGAAAAGGAATTGCTCTCAAAAAATTCTATTCAAGACAATATTGCAATGAGATATGCGGCGATAAGGCAAATATTGTATAGATTAGGAAAAACTACCGAAATACAAAGTTCTTTTTATCCGCAGCTAGCAACATTTAGCGAATGGTGGAAACAATTATTTGGAGAAAGTGAAGGAAAAAATCAAAAAGGCATTTTCCCTGCATCTGTTGTGTTTTCTACAGATTTACATTCACTTGGGCAATATATCCAAGATGGAACAAGAAACATTTTTGAGTCGTTTTTATCTGTCAATAAAATTCCAAAAGATGTTAATATCCCTGTATTAAACAGCAATGACGATGAATTGCTTTATCTTGAAGGAAAAAGCATGAGCTATGTAAATAATATTGCTGAAAAAGCGACACAAATTGCCCATGCACAAGGTGGCGTTCCTGTAATCAGCTTTGATATTCCAGAACTTTCTGAATATTATTTAGGCGAGCTAATGTATATGTTCGAATTTTCATGTGCATTAAGCGCTTACACAATGGGCGTTAATCCTTTTGACCAACCCGGAGTTGAGGCATATAAATCAAAAATGTTTGAAATGTTAGGCAAGTAAGTTTTATAAAAATTGCTTTATTTTGTAAATCTTTTTAAACATTTTGAATGTCTTATAATTTTTTTAAAACAATATGTTTTTTTGCAATTTTAGCACTTGCTTGTTCTTGTGCTACAATTGTTTCGCCAACAGGAGGTCCTGTTGACAATGTTCCTCCAAAAATCATTTCTGCAACGCCAAAAGACTCCACATTAAATTTTTCAAGCCAAAAAATAGTTTTAGAATTTGACGAATTTGTTAAATTGAATAATCCAAGCTCTCAAGTGATGGTAAATCCTTTTTTAAAAGAAAAGCCTGTGTTTTCAATAAAAGGAAAAAAAGTAATCATCACAATAAAAGACACTCTTAAAGCTAATACAACATATCACGTGTTTTGGGGCGACGCAATAAAAGATATTACCGAAGGAAACTCTTCTGCAATAAAAGAATACGTTTTTTCTACAGGCAACACGCTGGATAGTTGCTCTGTGAGCGGATTAGCCACAGATGCTTTTACAGGCGTTCCTTCTGAAAAAGCAAAAGTTTTATTGCTGAATGAAATTAAAGATTTTAAGGATACCACGCCTGTTTACGTTACGAACGTTGATAAAACTGGTTCTTTTAAATTTAAAAATATTGCTCCCGGGAAATATTACATTTGTGCCATCGAAGATAATAACTCAAACTACAAATTCGACCTTCCTGACGAAAAAATTGCATTTTTAAAAGACCCGATTATCCTGTCAAGTGAGCAACAACAAAAAGATTCTGTTAATTTATTAATATTTAAAGAAGTCAATAAAATCCAAAAACGCTTAAAAACAGAACTTTTTCACTATAATTCCGCTTTTACAGCATATCGTAATCCGCTAAATGACCCAAAAATCATCTTC is a window of Bacteroidales bacterium DNA encoding:
- a CDS encoding glucose-6-phosphate isomerase — encoded protein: MKTKIDFTLIENFISEKDFNNIEPEIKKSWELLTTKTGAGSDFTGWIDFPSKEKNSELLLKKIEATCEKVKNFNPDTILVIGIGGSYLGTRAIYDALTPAFCTRTPEIIFAGHQIDGHYHANLLNYLEKRNTVVVVISKSGTTTEPAIAFRLIRTFMEKKYGNESSQRIIVVTDKNKGALKSLANTKGYETFEIPSDIGGRFSVLTAVGLLPLGLCGFSIREIINGAAECEKELLSKNSIQDNIAMRYAAIRQILYRLGKTTEIQSSFYPQLATFSEWWKQLFGESEGKNQKGIFPASVVFSTDLHSLGQYIQDGTRNIFESFLSVNKIPKDVNIPVLNSNDDELLYLEGKSMSYVNNIAEKATQIAHAQGGVPVISFDIPELSEYYLGELMYMFEFSCALSAYTMGVNPFDQPGVEAYKSKMFEMLGK